A stretch of the Pseudomonadota bacterium genome encodes the following:
- the tal gene encoding transaldolase, translated as MKSNPLTRVCELGQSLWLDYIQRDMLENGELQRLIRDDGISGITSNPAILAKAIGDHHEYDDAIAEAVRHGTGAPALYEALVLADVQAAADCFRQVYEHSGARDGYVSLEVSPHLAHDTAGTIGEARRLWQLFGRDNAMIKVPATRAGIPAIATLVADGININATLLFSLPRYREVADAYLQGLEWRLDGGLPIDRIASVASFFLSRIDVLIDADLDRRLAQDPELGRHDAALRGQVAVACAKLAYQDFKQLFQDARWRRLAQRGGRPQRLLWASTSTKDPAYSDVKYVDALIGADTVNTLPPETLAAYRDHGQPAARLESDVAAARDILQRLPAAGIDLTAAAKRLEQEGVDKFIKPYDQLLALLGQRTTNPGA; from the coding sequence ATGAAATCGAATCCACTCACCCGCGTCTGCGAACTCGGCCAGAGCCTCTGGCTGGACTACATCCAGCGTGACATGCTCGAGAACGGCGAGTTGCAGCGCCTGATCCGCGACGACGGTATCAGTGGCATCACTTCCAACCCGGCCATACTCGCCAAGGCGATCGGTGACCACCATGAATACGACGACGCCATTGCGGAGGCGGTACGGCACGGCACAGGCGCGCCCGCGCTGTACGAAGCACTGGTGCTGGCAGACGTTCAGGCTGCGGCCGACTGCTTCCGGCAGGTGTATGAGCATAGCGGCGCGCGCGACGGCTATGTCAGCCTCGAAGTGTCGCCACATCTGGCGCACGATACTGCAGGAACGATAGGCGAGGCCCGTCGCCTGTGGCAACTGTTCGGGCGCGACAACGCCATGATCAAGGTGCCGGCTACCCGCGCCGGCATCCCGGCCATCGCCACACTCGTGGCCGATGGGATCAATATCAATGCCACCCTGCTGTTCAGTCTCCCGCGTTACCGCGAGGTGGCCGATGCCTACCTGCAGGGACTTGAATGGCGCCTGGACGGCGGCCTGCCGATCGACCGCATCGCCTCGGTGGCCAGCTTCTTCCTCAGTCGTATCGATGTACTGATCGATGCAGACCTGGACCGTCGGCTTGCACAGGATCCGGAACTGGGCAGGCACGATGCCGCTCTGCGCGGCCAGGTTGCCGTGGCCTGCGCGAAACTGGCCTATCAGGACTTCAAGCAGCTGTTTCAGGATGCACGCTGGCGGCGGCTGGCACAGCGCGGCGGCCGGCCGCAACGTCTGCTTTGGGCAAGCACCTCGACCAAGGATCCGGCCTACAGCGACGTGAAATATGTCGATGCCCTGATCGGCGCGGATACCGTCAACACCCTCCCGCCGGAAACCCTCGCAGCCTATCGTGATCACGGTCAACCCGCGGCACGGCTGGAGTCGGACGTGGCCGCTGCCCGGGATATCCTGCAGAGATTGCCGGCTGCCGGCATCGACCTGACAGCCGCAGCCAAGCGGCTCGAACAGGAAGGGGTGGACAAATTCATCAAGCCCTATGACCAACTCCTGGCACTGCTGGGACAACGCACGACAAACCCGGGCGCCTGA